From the Chelonoidis abingdonii isolate Lonesome George chromosome 4, CheloAbing_2.0, whole genome shotgun sequence genome, the window TCAGGAGAGATCCCCaacttcacacccccatgtacttcttcctcatTAACTTGTCCCTGGTTGATTTCTGCTACTCCTCTGTCATCACCCCCAAGTTGCTGGTGGGCTTCTTAGCTGGGAACAAAGTTATTTCTTTCAATGGCTGTGCAACccaattctttttctttagcTCATTTGTGGGTATTGAGTGCCTCTTGCTGGCTGTGATGGCATATGACAGGTACGTGGCAATCTGTAACCCATTGCTCTATACAGTCATCATGTCCCACAGAGTCTGCGTCCTGCTGGTGGCTGGTTCCTTTCTAGCTGGGTTTGTCAACTCGATGATACACACCATCAGTATGTTTCAGTTACCCTTCTGTGCCTCCAACATCATCAACCACTTTTTCTGTGACGTCCCTCCTCTGCTGAAGCTCTCCTGTGCCAATACCTTCATCAATGAGGTGGTGATCTTTGCCTTCGCCAGCTTAATTGAAATCAGCTGCCTCCTCGCCATCCTTATCTCCTACGTGTACATCCTCTCTGCCATCCTGAGGATCCGCTCCAGTGAGGGCAGGCACAAAGTCTT encodes:
- the LOC116826047 gene encoding olfactory receptor 5AP2-like isoform X1, whose product is MADGNLTTVTEFIFLGLTDHTKLQVPLFSLFLVIYLITLIGNLGMIVLIRRDPQLHTPMYFFLINLSLVDFCYSSVITPKLLVGFLAGNKVISFNGCATQFFFFSSFVGIECLLLAVMAYDRYVAICNPLLYTVIMSHRVCVLLVAGSFLAGFVNSMIHTISMFQLPFCASNIINHFFCDVPPLLKLSCANTFINEVVIFAFASLIEISCLLAILISYVYILSAILRIRSSEGRHKVFSTCASHLTAVTVFFGTTLFMYLRPSSSSSMDQDKVVSVFYTVVIPMLNPLIYSLRNKEVKNALRRGFGRKIFN
- the LOC116826047 gene encoding olfactory receptor 5AP2-like isoform X2, which translates into the protein MEPMRNVTEFIFLGLTDHTKLQVPLFSLFLVIYLITLIGNLGMIVLIRRDPQLHTPMYFFLINLSLVDFCYSSVITPKLLVGFLAGNKVISFNGCATQFFFFSSFVGIECLLLAVMAYDRYVAICNPLLYTVIMSHRVCVLLVAGSFLAGFVNSMIHTISMFQLPFCASNIINHFFCDVPPLLKLSCANTFINEVVIFAFASLIEISCLLAILISYVYILSAILRIRSSEGRHKVFSTCASHLTAVTVFFGTTLFMYLRPSSSSSMDQDKVVSVFYTVVIPMLNPLIYSLRNKEVKNALRRGFGRKIFN